One region of Danio rerio strain Tuebingen ecotype United States chromosome 5, GRCz12tu, whole genome shotgun sequence genomic DNA includes:
- the aspa gene encoding aspartoacylase isoform X1, whose amino-acid sequence MAPHTCSVLLNEHPQLKYSTTRSVAKHPVGLEVGPQPQGVLRSNVFESMRTILKHALDFIELFNNGVEFPPCTVNVFRVQERMDYPRDTNGNITAMVHPHLQDCDWEPLNRGDPMFLTFDGRTILYEGANTVYPTFINEAAYYEKQQAFVTTCREILAANAIRKAFK is encoded by the exons ATGGCCCCTCACACCTGCTCAGTTCTGCTCAATGAACATCCACAGCTAAAATATTCAACAACACGCTCGGTGGCCAAACACCCTGTCG GTCTTGAGGTGGGCCCACAACCACAGGGGGTTTTGAGGAGCAATGTGTTTGAGTCTATGAGGACGATACTAAAGCATGCGCTGGACTTCATCGAGCTCTTTAATAATG GTGTAGAGTTTCCTCCATGCACAGTAAATGTTTTCAGAGTCCAGGAGAGAATGGACTATCCAAGAGACACCAATGGAAACATCACAGCCATGGTGCATCCGCATCTACAG gacTGCGACTGGGAGCCTCTGAACCGGGGTGACCCAATGTTCCTTACTTTCGATGGGAGAACAATTCTTTATGAAGGTGCCAACACAGTGTACCCTACGTTTATTAATGAAGCGGCCTATTATGAGAAGCAGCAGGCATTCGTGACCACTTGTAGGGAAATACTAGCTGCCAATGCTATCAGAAAAGCTTTCAAGTAA